The Chroogloeocystis siderophila 5.2 s.c.1 genome includes a region encoding these proteins:
- a CDS encoding ABC transporter permease yields MTDSLTVFWGDWLKLRVRIAQIAASGLVSPLIYILAFGLGLGSSLPQPAIGNSYLEFILPGMVALSSMTISFGGTTFSICGDRLFTKTFEEMLLVPVHPLALHIGKMLAGIVRGLMTSGSVILIAILFTGKIWSFLNPLFLLLLVLNCAVFAGLGVLVGLNVRSLESVGLYNNFLIIPMSFLGATFFDPASLPAALKVIVYLLPLTYTSTGLRAAAYLPLSQFPWYSIPILLGCAIALSMLGAYQFAHQQD; encoded by the coding sequence ATCACGGATAGCCTCACGGTGTTTTGGGGTGATTGGTTGAAGTTGCGCGTACGCATTGCCCAAATAGCAGCCTCTGGGCTAGTGTCACCACTGATTTATATTTTAGCTTTCGGACTCGGTTTGGGTAGCTCCTTACCGCAGCCAGCGATTGGTAATAGTTATTTAGAGTTTATTCTGCCAGGAATGGTGGCATTGTCGTCCATGACGATTAGTTTTGGAGGTACGACGTTTTCCATTTGTGGGGATCGCTTGTTTACCAAAACGTTTGAAGAAATGCTGCTTGTTCCGGTTCATCCGCTGGCGTTGCATATCGGTAAAATGCTGGCAGGTATTGTGCGCGGATTGATGACGTCCGGTTCAGTGATTCTTATCGCTATTCTATTTACTGGGAAAATTTGGAGTTTCCTTAACCCGTTATTTCTGCTGTTGCTTGTACTTAATTGTGCTGTCTTTGCAGGGTTAGGAGTTCTTGTCGGATTAAATGTGCGATCACTTGAAAGTGTTGGACTATATAACAATTTTTTAATTATTCCGATGTCTTTTTTAGGCGCAACCTTTTTTGATCCTGCTAGCTTACCCGCCGCCTTAAAAGTGATTGTTTATCTTTTACCTCTTACCTATACAAGTACAGGATTACGTGCTGCTGCTTACTTACCGCTGTCGCAGTTTCCGTGGTATAGCATCCCAATTTTACTAGGGTGTGCGATCGCATTATCGATGCTAGGAGCATATCAGTTTGCGCATCAACAAGATTGA
- a CDS encoding prohibitin family protein, with protein sequence MRTRFGAIDSLKSGVLFTGGVALVLAAVVFKPFAIINAGERGVVMRFGKVQDTVLDEGIHPIMPIVTTVRGINVRVQESSFNSDAASKDLQKVTTEISLNWHIDPARVNKVYQQVGDEEQIVAGIITPAVSEVLKAATAKKTAEQIITERTDLKEEIDKQLESRLANYGLVVDDVSLVNFAFSPEFSKAIESKQIAEQEAKQAEFIALKASKEAIAEVNRAKGQAEAQRLQRLTLTPELLQKQAIEKWDGRFPTVMSGNGTLPLINVDAASLTSRKQQ encoded by the coding sequence ATGCGAACCAGATTTGGTGCTATCGATAGTCTCAAGTCAGGAGTTTTGTTTACAGGCGGTGTTGCTCTTGTACTTGCAGCAGTTGTCTTTAAACCTTTTGCCATCATTAATGCTGGTGAAAGAGGTGTTGTCATGCGATTTGGTAAAGTCCAAGATACCGTTTTAGATGAGGGTATCCATCCCATTATGCCGATTGTAACTACTGTTAGAGGTATCAATGTGCGGGTGCAAGAAAGTAGTTTTAATTCTGACGCAGCTTCTAAAGATTTACAGAAAGTGACTACAGAGATCTCGCTAAACTGGCATATTGATCCTGCAAGAGTGAATAAAGTTTATCAGCAAGTTGGCGATGAAGAACAAATTGTTGCTGGTATTATTACTCCGGCTGTTTCTGAAGTACTAAAAGCAGCAACAGCGAAAAAAACGGCTGAACAAATTATTACCGAAAGAACGGATTTAAAAGAAGAAATTGACAAACAACTTGAAAGTCGATTAGCCAATTATGGGCTTGTTGTTGATGATGTTTCGCTCGTGAATTTTGCCTTCTCGCCAGAGTTTAGCAAAGCAATTGAATCAAAACAAATTGCTGAACAAGAAGCCAAACAAGCCGAATTTATCGCTTTGAAAGCTTCCAAAGAGGCGATCGCCGAAGTCAACCGCGCCAAAGGACAAGCTGAAGCCCAAAGACTGCAAAGGCTGACACTCACGCCAGAACTTTTGCAAAAACAAGCAATCGAAAAGTGGGATGGTCGTTTTCCTACCGTAATGAGCGGTAATGGTACTCTACCGTTGATTAACGTTGATGCTGCTAGTTTAACGAGTCGCAAGCAACAATAG
- a CDS encoding SGNH/GDSL hydrolase family protein, which yields MGTDALCVLWAGANDYIILPPELRTTDTQAVVNNLSNALTTLIGAGARNLIVPNLPDLGNTPQEVFYQLQQH from the coding sequence ATGGGTACTGATGCATTGTGTGTGTTGTGGGCAGGCGCAAATGATTATATCATTTTGCCACCAGAACTACGGACAACTGATACCCAAGCGGTAGTCAACAATCTGTCTAATGCACTTACAACGCTCATCGGTGCTGGGGCGCGTAATTTAATCGTGCCTAACTTACCTGATTTGGGTAATACTCCCCAAGAAGTGTTTTACCAACTGCAACAGCACTAA
- a CDS encoding response regulator: MTKRILMVDDDEDICKLVQIALEKFAGWTTIVAESGQEGLFIAKTQPLDAILLDVSMPDIDGVQLFTQLQADATTCSIPVILLTAKILPSDRQRFAQISVAGVITKPFNPLTIWTQIAAILGW; encoded by the coding sequence ATGACAAAACGTATCTTAATGGTAGATGACGATGAAGACATCTGCAAACTTGTGCAAATTGCTTTAGAAAAGTTTGCTGGCTGGACAACTATCGTAGCAGAGTCTGGGCAAGAAGGGTTATTTATAGCCAAAACACAACCCCTAGACGCGATTCTGCTTGATGTTTCGATGCCTGATATTGATGGTGTTCAATTGTTTACGCAGCTGCAAGCAGATGCAACAACGTGCTCGATTCCAGTCATACTGCTGACGGCTAAAATATTACCAAGCGATCGCCAACGGTTTGCGCAAATATCTGTTGCTGGTGTCATCACCAAGCCGTTTAATCCGCTGACTATTTGGACTCAGATCGCCGCAATTTTAGGCTGGTAA
- a CDS encoding glycerate kinase: MKRSDRCITRGLALHNITVTEPVGQPVAAHFGFLGNTQVKTAVLEMAAAAGLRLVPQEVRNPLITTTYGVGELIKAALDCGAERILVGCGDSGTNDGGAGMAQVLGIHFLDADGQELGKGGSELAKLQRIDLRDRDPRLEHVKIDVACNWHNVLCGDKGVARVFGPQKGASPEIVEQLAQALDNYAAVIANEVGINVREMPGSGASGGLGTGLHVFLGATLHPRYDIVMQYLELDSLLQVADLVITAEGSIDFQTPRGKIPAEVARRAKTYQLPVIALAGTIGKDAIVNLEHGIDSFESILDAPCTLKDAIAQAPELVTNAAERTMRLLLVGQHLK, translated from the coding sequence TTGAAGCGAAGCGATCGCTGCATTACGCGAGGTTTAGCCTTACACAACATAACTGTAACTGAACCTGTAGGACAACCTGTTGCCGCTCATTTTGGGTTTCTCGGTAACACTCAAGTCAAAACGGCTGTGCTAGAAATGGCAGCAGCGGCTGGATTACGCTTAGTGCCACAGGAAGTCCGCAATCCCCTCATTACAACAACTTACGGTGTCGGAGAACTCATTAAAGCCGCACTCGATTGCGGTGCAGAACGTATTTTGGTTGGTTGTGGTGATTCGGGTACAAATGACGGCGGTGCAGGAATGGCACAAGTCTTAGGAATCCATTTTCTCGATGCTGATGGTCAGGAATTAGGAAAAGGTGGTAGCGAACTCGCCAAGCTGCAACGCATTGATTTACGCGATCGCGATCCGCGTTTGGAACACGTCAAAATCGATGTTGCGTGTAACTGGCACAATGTCCTGTGTGGCGATAAAGGTGTCGCCCGCGTATTTGGCCCGCAAAAAGGTGCGTCGCCGGAGATTGTCGAACAATTAGCGCAAGCACTCGATAACTATGCTGCAGTGATTGCAAACGAAGTGGGCATTAATGTACGCGAAATGCCTGGAAGTGGAGCATCGGGGGGTTTAGGAACTGGATTGCATGTTTTTTTAGGTGCCACACTTCACCCGCGTTATGACATTGTGATGCAGTACTTAGAACTTGATAGTTTACTGCAAGTTGCCGATTTAGTGATTACGGCAGAAGGAAGTATTGACTTTCAAACTCCACGCGGCAAAATTCCCGCAGAAGTTGCCCGACGTGCTAAAACTTATCAACTGCCCGTGATTGCTTTAGCAGGGACAATTGGTAAAGATGCAATAGTAAATTTAGAGCATGGCATTGATTCTTTTGAGAGCATTTTAGATGCACCGTGTACGCTCAAAGATGCGATCGCACAAGCTCCTGAATTGGTCACAAATGCGGCTGAGCGCACTATGCGTTTACTACTCGTAGGGCAGCATCTTAAGTAG
- a CDS encoding succinate dehydrogenase/fumarate reductase flavoprotein subunit, whose product MLKHDVVIVGGGLAGCRAAVEIARTDPKLDIAVVAKTHPIRSHSVAAQGGIAATLKNVDASDTWEAHAFDTVKGSDYLADQDAVELLAREAPDVVIDLEHMGVLFSRLPDGRIAQRAFGGHSHNRTCYAADKTGHAILHELVNNLRRYGVQIYDEWYVLRLILEDGQVKGIVTYNIRDGHLEVVRAKAVMFATGGYGRVYNTTSNDYASTGDGLAMTAMAGLPLEDMEFVQFHPTGLYPVGVLISEAVRGEGAYLINSEGDRFMANYAPSRMELAPRDITSRAIALEIRASRGIHPDGSAGGPFVYLDLRHMGQEKIMSRVPFCWEEAHRLVGIDAVHQPIPVRPTVHYSMGGIPVNTDGQVRSSGDNLVEGFFAAGECACVSVHGANRLGSNSLLECVVYGRRTGAAIAQYVQNRKLPIIDEQRYITEAQRRLQALLEQPGKYRINQVRTAFQDCMTQHCGVFRTAEIMQEGLQQIQQLQLQYPDIYLDDKSTCWNTEIIEALELQSLFVVGQVILASALNRQESRGAHYREDYSDRNDTEFLKHTMAYYSPAGIDLQYRPVTITMFEPQERKY is encoded by the coding sequence ATGCTCAAACACGATGTTGTTATAGTTGGTGGCGGATTAGCCGGATGTCGCGCCGCAGTAGAAATTGCCCGCACTGATCCAAAACTAGATATTGCGGTTGTTGCCAAGACGCACCCAATTCGATCGCACTCGGTCGCCGCGCAAGGGGGAATTGCTGCAACGCTCAAAAACGTCGATGCTAGTGACACTTGGGAAGCCCATGCATTTGATACGGTTAAAGGTTCCGACTACCTCGCCGATCAAGATGCGGTGGAATTGCTAGCGCGAGAAGCACCGGATGTGGTGATCGATCTGGAACACATGGGGGTGTTATTTTCCCGTTTACCTGATGGGCGGATTGCGCAACGTGCGTTTGGGGGACACTCACATAACCGCACTTGCTACGCAGCCGATAAAACTGGTCATGCAATTTTACACGAACTCGTCAATAATTTACGGCGGTATGGCGTCCAGATTTACGATGAGTGGTACGTTCTGCGCTTGATTTTAGAAGATGGTCAAGTTAAAGGTATTGTGACGTACAACATTCGCGATGGACATTTAGAGGTTGTCCGCGCTAAGGCAGTGATGTTTGCAACAGGTGGTTATGGTCGCGTTTATAATACTACCTCGAATGATTATGCTTCCACAGGTGATGGGTTGGCAATGACCGCAATGGCGGGATTGCCGTTGGAAGATATGGAGTTTGTGCAATTTCACCCCACAGGTTTGTATCCAGTCGGCGTTTTGATTTCCGAAGCTGTGCGCGGTGAAGGTGCGTATTTAATTAATAGCGAAGGCGATCGCTTTATGGCGAATTATGCACCAAGTCGCATGGAATTAGCACCACGCGATATCACATCGCGCGCGATCGCTCTTGAAATTCGTGCAAGTCGCGGTATTCATCCTGATGGTAGTGCAGGAGGACCATTTGTCTATCTCGATTTGCGTCATATGGGACAAGAAAAAATCATGAGTCGCGTTCCCTTTTGTTGGGAAGAAGCCCACCGCTTAGTGGGAATTGACGCAGTACATCAACCGATTCCGGTACGCCCGACGGTGCATTATTCGATGGGAGGAATTCCGGTAAATACCGATGGACAAGTCCGCAGTAGTGGTGACAATTTAGTTGAGGGTTTCTTCGCGGCGGGTGAGTGTGCGTGCGTCTCGGTGCATGGCGCAAATCGTCTAGGAAGCAATTCACTACTTGAATGTGTCGTTTACGGGCGGAGAACAGGGGCGGCGATCGCTCAATATGTGCAAAATCGCAAGTTACCCATAATCGACGAGCAACGTTACATCACAGAAGCCCAGCGTCGCCTACAAGCCTTACTCGAACAACCAGGAAAGTATCGCATCAACCAAGTTCGTACCGCATTTCAAGACTGCATGACGCAGCATTGTGGCGTCTTTCGTACCGCAGAAATTATGCAAGAAGGTTTACAACAAATCCAACAATTGCAACTACAATATCCAGATATTTATTTAGACGATAAAAGTACGTGTTGGAATACAGAAATTATTGAAGCATTAGAACTTCAAAGTTTATTTGTTGTCGGACAAGTCATTCTCGCCTCAGCATTGAATCGCCAAGAAAGTCGTGGCGCCCATTACCGTGAAGATTACTCTGATCGCAATGATACTGAGTTTCTCAAACACACAATGGCTTACTATTCACCTGCAGGAATTGACCTACAATATCGTCCTGTAACAATTACGATGTTTGAACCACAAGAAAGAAAGTATTAA
- a CDS encoding YidH family protein yields MNSQQPRNITNELAKQRNRAAAERTLIGWIQNCLTLIGFGIAFDRIFSAVNQTFASNDTALNAQIAQIIGLGAIALGIFLLVLAIISYTKDVQSISQADYLYQPIHTSTIFVITAIVLFGLIAIVAIFTSAVLLSVARAVLLPA; encoded by the coding sequence ATGAATTCTCAGCAGCCAAGAAATATTACCAACGAACTAGCAAAACAGCGCAATCGGGCTGCGGCTGAACGAACGTTGATCGGTTGGATTCAAAATTGTTTAACGCTGATCGGTTTTGGGATTGCGTTTGATCGCATATTTAGCGCAGTGAATCAGACCTTTGCCAGCAATGATACCGCGCTTAATGCGCAGATAGCTCAGATCATTGGCTTGGGTGCGATCGCGTTAGGAATATTTTTGTTAGTGTTAGCGATTATCAGCTATACCAAAGATGTTCAGTCAATTTCACAAGCTGACTATTTGTATCAACCGATTCATACTTCAACCATATTTGTCATTACGGCGATCGTATTATTTGGTTTGATCGCGATTGTTGCAATTTTTACCAGTGCTGTGCTTCTTTCTGTCGCACGGGCGGTTTTATTACCAGCCTAA
- a CDS encoding autotransporter domain-containing protein codes for MQGLAANRDVNIIPLDVNALLSEVTAEPATYGLTNVTDSCLGNPNCTNPDQFLFWDGIHPSAQSHRIISEYVAAVITAPQAIIPQTDIALNIAKRHVQHIDARLSALRGVQTSTDGRLGVFLNGNVNFGDRNTTSNELGYDFINTHITAGVDYRVTNNLALGVALGYVDNDTNLSNNLGDINVDGYAVSVYSNFVQNNFYTDAVLSYGNNNFDIARRTNFYNRTATVDTNSNQFSAVLNSGYVIRSGNVAYEPTLGLRYARINIDSYTENNAGSLNMRVNDQHAESFVLSVGAQASVAFNTDAGTVIPHLRASYERELADNNREIVTEFVTQPGIPLRTRVGNRDRAYVKLGIGAQIVFSENALGLIDYETAIGRDNFNEQVVK; via the coding sequence TTGCAAGGATTAGCGGCAAATCGTGACGTCAATATTATTCCACTCGATGTCAATGCGCTATTGAGTGAGGTAACGGCTGAGCCGGCAACTTATGGCTTGACAAATGTTACTGATTCATGCTTAGGGAACCCAAACTGCACTAACCCCGATCAATTCTTATTCTGGGATGGAATTCATCCTTCAGCGCAAAGTCATCGTATTATTAGTGAATATGTGGCAGCTGTCATTACTGCACCGCAAGCAATTATTCCCCAAACTGATATTGCTTTGAATATTGCCAAAAGGCACGTACAGCATATCGATGCACGCTTATCAGCGCTGCGTGGAGTTCAAACTTCTACTGACGGGCGTTTAGGTGTATTCCTGAATGGCAATGTTAACTTTGGCGATCGCAATACAACAAGTAACGAACTTGGCTACGACTTTATCAACACTCATATCACGGCAGGTGTAGACTACCGCGTTACAAATAATCTGGCGCTTGGTGTTGCGTTAGGTTATGTCGATAATGACACTAATTTAAGTAACAACTTGGGCGACATCAACGTTGATGGCTATGCTGTTTCAGTTTATAGCAACTTTGTCCAAAACAACTTTTATACCGACGCGGTTCTCAGCTACGGCAATAATAACTTTGATATCGCGCGCCGAACGAATTTTTATAACCGTACTGCTACGGTGGATACGAATAGCAATCAATTTTCAGCAGTTCTCAATAGCGGTTACGTGATTCGTTCAGGAAATGTTGCCTATGAACCGACACTTGGTTTGAGATACGCTCGCATTAATATTGACAGCTACACTGAAAACAATGCTGGTAGCTTGAATATGAGGGTTAATGACCAACATGCCGAATCGTTTGTGCTAAGTGTTGGCGCCCAAGCATCTGTTGCTTTTAATACTGATGCTGGTACGGTTATTCCGCATCTCCGTGCCAGTTACGAACGCGAATTAGCTGATAATAATCGAGAAATTGTAACGGAATTTGTTACCCAGCCAGGAATTCCGCTGCGCACTCGTGTAGGCAATCGCGATCGCGCTTACGTCAAATTAGGCATTGGCGCACAGATAGTCTTTTCGGAAAATGCCTTAGGTTTGATTGATTACGAAACCGCAATCGGGCGCGATAATTTTAACGAACAAGTTGTTAAATGA
- a CDS encoding DUF3172 domain-containing protein: MKRKYTRTPETKSPGFVSTAFNLTSMFVLAGVFILGIGIGIAFSSTTTLSPSNVASREFIDQSAPNPQLCVQFGASAMVMDTRLFVSLNPFNVYVAQPSLRPGCVLRTNNWAILEQRNLVSSQQVRDCKNRMNTFAFTGDLGSSPEINCVYQNDSAKNFYLNQPGTVAPQESQRF, encoded by the coding sequence ATGAAACGTAAATATACTAGAACTCCTGAAACTAAATCTCCTGGCTTTGTATCAACAGCATTTAATTTGACCTCAATGTTTGTGTTAGCAGGGGTTTTCATTTTAGGAATTGGCATTGGCATTGCCTTCAGTTCCACGACAACACTCAGCCCTTCCAACGTAGCCTCTAGGGAATTTATCGACCAAAGCGCCCCCAATCCTCAACTGTGCGTTCAATTTGGCGCTAGCGCGATGGTAATGGACACGCGTTTATTCGTATCGCTCAACCCCTTTAATGTTTACGTAGCGCAGCCGAGTTTACGCCCTGGATGCGTATTGCGTACCAACAACTGGGCAATTTTAGAGCAGCGTAACCTTGTTTCATCGCAGCAAGTACGCGATTGTAAGAACCGGATGAATACGTTTGCTTTTACAGGCGACTTAGGTAGTTCACCTGAAATTAACTGCGTTTATCAAAACGATTCGGCTAAAAACTTCTATCTCAATCAACCTGGTACAGTTGCACCACAAGAGTCGCAAAGATTTTAA
- a CDS encoding AMIN domain-containing protein → MNRRYLGNERLGSRFGLIPLMGLVTIVAVESGTKPASPAATLSSWRFDPAANQLEITLEAKTTPNYFLLDQPLRIVLDLPNTQLGKVATQQDYTGAVRQVRVSQFDKNVTRIVLELAPDTILNTGQMVQLQRTTPQADSGDRWVLRPQIARQTSLPTTLPPATLPSPQQPVVSVPPLQPSPTASSAPNELIIDFGQPLPTTAPSVTPPIPTPSPTPSSNVTAPVIVVPASPAPLPNTALPNTAMLSRQSPDVLLLAGTRLNLRYAGESPLLLKAGVPQPAKMVLAEDVRDRNLNAQSVVIDNLIAPAGTTIIGEFETDTRGSRFVAQAIALQGQNLPLAAESGILDAADKVAAANATTIEPGKIVQIRLTQDLIKPGSD, encoded by the coding sequence ATGAATAGGAGATATTTGGGTAACGAGCGTTTGGGAAGTCGATTCGGTTTGATACCGTTGATGGGGTTAGTGACAATAGTCGCTGTAGAAAGTGGTACAAAGCCTGCATCTCCTGCTGCAACTTTATCAAGTTGGCGCTTCGATCCTGCGGCAAATCAGTTAGAAATTACGCTAGAAGCAAAAACAACACCTAATTACTTTTTGCTCGATCAGCCGTTACGGATTGTTCTTGATTTACCGAACACGCAGTTAGGAAAAGTCGCGACACAACAAGATTATACTGGGGCAGTTCGTCAAGTTCGCGTTTCGCAGTTTGATAAAAATGTCACTCGAATTGTTTTAGAACTTGCGCCCGATACTATTTTAAATACAGGGCAAATGGTGCAACTGCAACGAACAACACCGCAAGCGGATAGTGGCGATCGCTGGGTATTACGTCCCCAAATTGCGCGTCAAACGTCACTTCCTACTACACTACCGCCCGCAACGCTTCCTAGCCCCCAACAACCCGTTGTAAGCGTACCACCGTTACAACCATCGCCTACCGCGAGTTCTGCACCCAACGAACTAATTATTGATTTTGGGCAACCGTTACCTACAACTGCGCCAAGCGTTACACCGCCAATTCCAACGCCGTCGCCAACTCCCTCTAGTAATGTTACAGCACCTGTTATCGTTGTTCCTGCGAGTCCTGCACCACTTCCTAATACGGCTTTACCCAATACGGCGATGTTGAGCAGACAGTCACCCGATGTCCTATTACTCGCAGGTACAAGGCTTAACCTTCGCTACGCTGGTGAATCACCGTTACTTCTCAAAGCAGGCGTTCCCCAACCAGCAAAAATGGTTCTCGCAGAAGATGTTCGAGATCGCAATCTGAATGCTCAAAGTGTTGTTATCGATAATTTAATCGCCCCCGCCGGTACTACGATCATTGGAGAATTTGAAACCGATACTCGTGGTAGTCGCTTTGTGGCGCAGGCGATCGCGCTTCAAGGTCAAAATTTGCCTTTAGCGGCTGAATCAGGTATTCTTGACGCCGCTGATAAAGTCGCTGCTGCTAACGCGACAACGATAGAACCAGGCAAAATTGTCCAAATTCGCTTAACTCAAGATCTCATAAAACCGGGAAGTGATTAG
- a CDS encoding YidH family protein, translating to MNDPLPARKVPNIQAELAKERNRAAAERTLMAWIRTCLALISFGFGIDRIVSAIRSLQVAGDFNPVRLSRILGLAFVALGTYAMIVASIEHRQELARIQREEDYLYTPRRSLGLMVAIALVGIGAIAFIGILF from the coding sequence ATGAATGACCCGCTTCCGGCGCGCAAAGTACCGAATATTCAAGCTGAACTTGCCAAAGAACGCAACCGCGCTGCGGCTGAACGTACGCTCATGGCATGGATTCGGACTTGTCTGGCTTTGATTAGCTTTGGGTTTGGGATTGATCGCATCGTTAGTGCGATTCGCAGCTTGCAAGTTGCTGGAGACTTCAATCCTGTAAGGCTTTCGCGAATTCTTGGTTTAGCTTTTGTTGCCTTGGGAACGTATGCCATGATTGTGGCATCCATCGAGCATCGGCAAGAACTTGCACGCATCCAACGCGAGGAAGATTATCTTTATACCCCGCGTCGCTCATTAGGGTTAATGGTTGCGATCGCGCTTGTTGGTATCGGTGCGATCGCGTTTATCGGTATTTTATTCTAA
- a CDS encoding alpha-ketoacid dehydrogenase subunit beta — MAETLFFNALRAAIDEEMARDATVFVLGEDVGHYGGSYKVTKDLYKKYGELRLLDTPIAENSFTGLAVGAAMTGLRPIVEGMNMGFLLLAFNQIANNAGMLRYTSGGNFKIPMVIRGPGGVGRQLGAEHSQRLEAYFQAVPGLKIVACSTPYNAKGLLKSAIRDENPVLFFEHVLLYNLKEDLPETEYLLPLDKAEVVRQGKDVTILTYSRMRHHVMQAVKTLEKNGFDPEVIDLISLKPLDFETIGESIRKTHRVIIVEECMRTGGIGAELIASINDRLFDELDAPVLRLSSQDIPTPYNGTLERLTIVQPEQIIEAVEKMVALRV, encoded by the coding sequence ATGGCAGAAACACTCTTTTTTAACGCGCTGCGTGCCGCCATTGATGAAGAAATGGCACGTGATGCCACCGTATTTGTTCTCGGTGAAGACGTCGGACACTACGGCGGTTCGTACAAAGTTACCAAAGACCTTTATAAGAAGTACGGTGAACTGCGGCTACTCGACACACCAATTGCCGAAAATAGTTTTACCGGACTCGCTGTAGGTGCGGCAATGACCGGATTGCGCCCGATTGTTGAAGGCATGAACATGGGGTTTTTACTACTTGCTTTTAACCAAATTGCGAATAATGCTGGAATGCTACGCTATACCTCAGGCGGTAACTTCAAAATTCCGATGGTGATTCGCGGTCCTGGTGGCGTGGGTAGGCAACTCGGTGCCGAACACTCGCAACGGCTAGAAGCTTATTTTCAGGCAGTTCCAGGGTTAAAGATTGTCGCCTGTTCTACTCCTTATAACGCCAAAGGATTACTCAAGTCAGCGATTCGTGACGAGAATCCAGTACTATTTTTTGAACACGTACTGCTGTACAACTTAAAAGAAGATTTACCAGAAACTGAATATTTATTGCCTTTAGATAAAGCCGAAGTTGTCCGCCAAGGCAAGGACGTGACAATTTTGACGTACTCGCGAATGCGGCATCACGTGATGCAAGCGGTCAAAACTTTAGAAAAAAATGGCTTTGACCCTGAGGTGATCGATTTAATTTCGCTCAAGCCTCTCGATTTTGAGACGATTGGCGAGTCGATTCGCAAAACGCATCGTGTCATTATTGTGGAAGAGTGTATGCGTACTGGAGGAATTGGGGCAGAACTCATTGCTTCAATTAACGATCGCCTTTTCGATGAACTCGATGCACCCGTGCTGCGCTTGTCTTCACAAGATATTCCGACACCTTACAATGGAACATTAGAACGATTGACAATTGTGCAGCCTGAGCAAATTATCGAAGCAGTCGAGAAAATGGTGGCGTTGCGCGTTTAG
- the nfi gene encoding deoxyribonuclease V (cleaves DNA at apurinic or apyrimidinic sites): protein MKIRQHHSWVLTVEEAIALQEKLTKEVITVDQIPQPVRYVAGVDMGFESAGTISRAAVAVLSFPALQLQEYAIARRPTSFPYIPGLLSFREIPALLDALEKINTTPDLILCDGQGIAHPRRLGIASHLGLILDMPTIGVAKSLLVGKHQEVPNVKGSWQPIIHRKETIGAALRTRVGTKPVYISSGHRVSLPTAIDYVLQCTPKYRLPETTRIADKLSKSDD from the coding sequence ATGAAAATTCGCCAACATCATTCTTGGGTACTCACAGTCGAAGAGGCGATCGCGCTGCAAGAAAAGTTGACAAAAGAAGTGATTACGGTAGATCAAATTCCGCAGCCAGTGCGGTATGTTGCTGGGGTAGATATGGGATTTGAATCGGCTGGAACAATTAGTCGTGCGGCTGTAGCTGTGTTAAGTTTTCCAGCGTTGCAATTGCAAGAGTATGCGATCGCGCGTCGCCCGACATCGTTTCCTTACATACCAGGATTGCTATCGTTTCGTGAAATTCCTGCTTTACTCGATGCCTTGGAAAAAATTAATACTACACCAGATTTAATTCTCTGCGATGGTCAAGGAATTGCACATCCACGTCGTTTAGGGATTGCCTCGCATTTAGGGTTAATTTTAGATATGCCAACGATTGGCGTTGCGAAATCTTTGTTGGTTGGTAAACATCAAGAAGTACCGAATGTCAAAGGCAGTTGGCAACCGATAATCCATCGTAAAGAAACGATTGGGGCAGCATTACGAACGCGTGTAGGTACAAAGCCAGTGTATATTTCGAGTGGTCATCGCGTAAGTTTACCAACAGCAATTGATTATGTTTTGCAATGTACGCCAAAATACCGCTTACCAGAAACGACGCGAATTGCCGATAAGTTAAGTAAAAGTGATGATTAA